The genomic region CCCGAGAGAGCTGGCCTGGCTTCCCGCCCACCGAGCCTTGGCCTACCCCTTCCCTGTGGCAGCCCACCCGCCCCGGGGGGCCCCTCACCCTGAACCCTGCCTCTCCTTGCAGAGGAGTCCAACAAGAAGcaccccttcccctgccccacctcctaCCGCACGGCGCTCACCTACTACCTGGACATGACCAACCCGCCGCGCACCAACGTGCTCTACGAGCTGGCCCAGTACGCCTCAGAGCCCGCCGAGCAGGAGCACCTGCGCAAGATGGCCTCCTCGTCGGGCGAGGGCAAGGTGGGCCTGCCCCCGGCACCCTGAGCACCAGCCCCCCAGCCTGGCTGCTCCCCGAGCTGCCTGGGCCCCAGGGCCGCTCACCGTCTCACCCACATCTGTGCCCCCAGGAGCTGTACCTGAGGTGGGTGCTGGAGACCCGGCGGCACATCCTGGCCATTCTGCAGGACTGCCCGTCCCTGCGGCCCCCCATCGACCACCTGTGCGAGCTGCTGCCCCGTCTGCAGGCCCGCTACTACTCCATCGCCTCGTCCTCCAAGGTGGGGGCTCCGGCCCACCCCCTAGAGAAGACAGTGTTGGCTCCTCAGAGAGCCCGGGGTCTCTGGGTCGCAGTCTCAGCTCTGCCCCATGTCCATGGGCACTTTGCTCAAGACTCCCGGGCTGTGTATCCAGAAGGCTGGACCGTAAGATCACACCCTGCCCTCCGGGCCTGGTGCCAAGAGCCAGTCAGGCCGGCTGCCAGGAAGGGGCCCTGAGCAGAGACCCCATGACGGGGTGGGTGGCAGGAGGGAAGGGGCCTCGGGCACCGCCACGCTCACTCCTGCGCACCCCCAGGTGCACCCCAACTCCGTGCACATCTGCGCCGTGGCCGTGGAGTACGAAACCAAGACGGGCCGCATCAACAAGGGCGTGGCCACCAGCTGGCTGCGGGCCAAGGAGCCGGCCGGGGAGAACGGCGGCCGGGCCCTGGTGCCCATGTTCGTGCGCAAGTCCCAGTTCCGCCTGCCCTTCAAGGCCACCACGCCCGTCGTCATGGTGGGCCCCGGCACCGGCGTTGCCCCCTTCATAGGCTTCATCCAGGAGCGGGCCTGGCTGAGGCAGCAGGGTGAGTGCACGGGGTCCCAGGCAGGCTCCAGGCAGGGGGCCGGGCCTGGGGCTCCTCGCTCACCCCTGctgcccctgccccaggcaaGGAGGTGGGCGAGACGCTGCTCTACTACGGCTGCCGGCGCTCTGACGAGGACTACCTGTACCGTGAGGAGCTGGCCGGCTTCCACAAGGACGGCACCCTCACCCAGCTCAACGTAGCCTTCTCCCGGGAGCAGCCCCAGAAGGTGAGGCCTGGGACAGGCCCCGGGGGTGGGGGTATGCAGAGTGCGATGGGCCTTCCTCacaggcacccccacccccaggtctaCGTGCAGCACTTACTGAAGAAGGACAAGGAGCACCTGTGGAAACTCATCCATGAGGGGGGCGCCCACATCTACGTGTGTGGGTGAGTGGGGCACAGGAGGGGTGAGGGGGGCAGAGGTAGGGGTGAGGGGGGCAGAGGTGAGGGGTgaggggggcagaggaggggtgAGTGGGGGCAGAGGAGCGGTGAGTGGGGGCAGAGGGGGGGTGAGTGGGGGCAGAGGAGGAGTGAGGGGGGCAgaagaggggcaggggaggggtgagTGGGGGCAGAGGAGcggtgaggggggcgggggggtgagtaggggcagaggaggggtgagtggggcagaggtggggtgaggggggcagaggaggggtgAGTGGGGCAGAGGGGGGTGAGTGGGGCAGAGGAGGGGTGAGGGGGGCAgaagaggggcaggggaggggtgaggggcgCAGGGGGGGGCAGAGGGGGTAAGGGGGTAgaggggggtgaggggggcagaggaggggtgaggaggggcagggggGCTGTCCTGCCCGTGGAGGGGCCCTCTCCCAGTGCCACCTCCGTCCTGTGCGCAGGGACGCTCGGAACATGGCAAGGGACGTGCAGAACACCTTCTACGACATCGTGGCCGAGCAAGGTGCCATGGAGCATGCCCAGGCTGTGGACTACGTCAAGAAGCTGATGACCAAGGGCCGCTACTCCATGGACGTGTGGAGCTAGGCTGCCCACCCTGCTCCGCCGCTTGCGCCCTACAGACTTGCCTCCCTATCATGTAATCACGTGCCTCACTCCCTTCTGTGGTCTCCTGGGTGGCTCTGCCGGGTGCTTACCTGCCCCGGAGGCAGGCCCAGGACAGAGGCTGCTCCCGCTGGACCTGCGCCCTCCGGCCATCAGCCTAGGGGCACAGCCGAGGGTGACAGGCTGTGATGTGAACGCCTCCGGGCCCTTGGTGGGTGAACACAGAGGTCCACCTCTCAGCTAAGTGAGGCCTGGCCCCTCCCCGTGATTTTCAATGagtgtaaataattttaaataacctCTCGCCCTTGGAATAAAgttgttttctgtatttgctgGGTAGTGCTTGCACAGATCTGAGGCCTCCATCTAGGTCTCCTGAACTCAGACCCCAGAGACACCTCGGGAGCCCCCGGGCCCCGTGCGGTGGCGGCACAGGCCCCCCAGGCCCGTCTCACCGGCAGGAGCACACACACCGAGGCTCTTGGAGCCTTTTCCTTTATTCAGGCCACAGGCGCCCAGCTCCCACAGGGCGGGGACACAGGCCCAGGTCCTCCTCTCCAGCAACGCCATCAGGGCCCACAGAGCCCACAAAAcccaggggagggcagagagaCCCTCCCAGACATGgggagcccccaccccctccacagaGGTTCAGAAGCCCCTTCCAGGCCGGGGGTGCCATCGGGCAGGGAGGGCCCAGCCTCATTCTTTCTTGCTCCCATGCAGCTGGTTGTGGAATTTCTGGTGCACGACCCGCAGGGTGGTGAAGAAATTGccgaggaagaggaggaggaaggggaagccGCACATGAGCACCTGGAGGAACAAGCGGGGTCAGGACGGAGGCCAGGCCGGCCCTCCCCGCAGCCTCTCCAGGCGGGGGCCTGGCTCACCTGCCACTCCTTGCACTCGGGGTCCCGGGCCAGGTTGAACAACGTCAGCGCATTAAAAAGCTGCCAGAACTGGGAGGGAGTGGGCTCTTACACACGGTCCCTGCTCGAGACAGTCAGGTGGACGGGCGGGCTCGGGTACAACTTACGTGTCCGAAGAAGAGGAAGGGCAGCAGGAACGTGAGGCCCCGCCACATCCAGGACTGGAAGCCTTCTGCAGGGGCAGAGTGGGCAGAGGACCCGTCACTCAGACCCCGGGCCAGAGGCAAGGACAGGCCCTCCCGGCTCCCTCAGGACTGCAGGGCGTGGCGGCCTCGCCCGACTCACCCACAGTGAGGTCCATGGTGTGCCGCTCGCCCAGGGCCCGCAGGCGGTACAGACAGCCGCTCTGGTAGTAATACTGGAGGAACTGCACAAAGCCTGGCGGGGTCGGGGGTGGGCATCAGGACGGGGCTGGTGTCCCACGTCCCTGCCTGCCCTTCCCTGGGGGGTGAGCCCTAAGCAGAGCAGGGACCTTGGAGACACTCACTCTGGTACATGGAGAAGGACAGGAACTGGTTCCGGAACTTCTGGTACATGAGGCCGTCGGGCCtgagagcagagagcagagggCGGGTTGGGCGCTTAGGGgagcccccacccccttctccttgccCCTTGCTCCCCCGGAGGCCGTGGGACCAAGCCGACCCGCTCACCATGTTAGCATGACTCCCGACAGGAACGTGGACACATAGTGATGGAAGACCCACCAGCCTTTGATCCTGCGTCAGGAAGCCACCGTCACCCCTGTCTCCTCAGCCCCAGGATCAGGGCTCGGGGGGTGGGAAGTGGGGCTGCAGTGGGAAGGAGCCAGTACCCACCCTGCTTCTCAGAGGGCCAtggcaccccctgcccccactttcCAGGGCAGCTCCAGGGGCGCTCCGCCCCCCCACCCTCGCCCACCTGGAGCCATTGTTGATGAGAATGCTTTCGCGGATGGTCAGGGTGCAGTAATACCAGACCAGCAGGAAGTTGAAGGCAGCGTCTGTCACCCTGCGGGGAGGGGTGCAGAGGGCGGATGCTGGCGCCTGGAGAGGGTCCAGGgggccagcccccaccccccactggaC from Muntiacus reevesi chromosome 2, mMunRee1.1, whole genome shotgun sequence harbors:
- the TMEM120A gene encoding ion channel TACAN yields the protein MHPSPPGPLGDCLRDWEELQQDFHGIQETHRLYRLKLEELTKLQNSCTSSITRQKKRLQELALVLKKCKPSLPSEAEEAAQELENQIKERQGLFFDMEAYLPKKNGLYLSLVLGNVNVTLLSKQAKFAYKDEYEKFKLYLTIILILISFTCRFLLNSRVTDAAFNFLLVWYYCTLTIRESILINNGSRIKGWWVFHHYVSTFLSGVMLTWPDGLMYQKFRNQFLSFSMYQSFVQFLQYYYQSGCLYRLRALGERHTMDLTVEGFQSWMWRGLTFLLPFLFFGHFWQLFNALTLFNLARDPECKEWQVLMCGFPFLLLFLGNFFTTLRVVHQKFHNQLHGSKKE